From Anopheles coluzzii chromosome 3, AcolN3, whole genome shotgun sequence, the proteins below share one genomic window:
- the LOC120958935 gene encoding uncharacterized protein LOC120958935 isoform X4: MAGTRASLLLNKTTSIRVLSAENCKLYYDYAFSSQGSSLVDHQMCVFYDFEEHWKWRSKIIYADVIENDFIVSFVIGIPSFFVSGDSQKFDVFIQLSKFHEWIAETMHKEGVSFQSWQCFRRHSNERRRIESAPKFMSNNTREFMVIIYESSDVSKECEGALISTDVVITLAQCASNLIVHSSSVLFYSRRRVSIRDIIIHPNYMENSLYNNIAILKLESKVPFVHAQLEPYYFKDHKILMDCSEDNNFGYIRYSSVDDLSLLFSYECEPSEEQRSRLSKGLLLEHMCIRKLKPIATHNCASKLGSPIYWVRNDTNYLMGLYMLGENCAIAEQAVVLYVYAHINWINSVINSTSSASLAVFIPSLKLTDECSYPDSTTGTCVSQTSCTSIYKRIESYLPIIYCNSRAIVCCPLEDEDILFAAFRN, encoded by the exons ATGGCTGGAACACGTG CTTCACTACTATTAAATAAGACAACAAGTATAAGAGTATTGAGTGCTGAAAACTGTAAACTATACTATGATTATGCTTTCTCCTCTCAAGGGTCCTCTCTTGTCGATCATCAGATGTGTGTCTTCTACGACTTTGAAGAACACTGG AAGTGGAGGAGTAAGATAATCTATGCAGATGTAATTGAAAATGATTTCATTGTTTCATTTGTGATTGGaattccatcgttttttgtaAGCGGTGATTCAcaaaaatttgatgtttttatcCAACTGTCTAAGTTCCATGAATGGATTGCGGAAACAATGCATAAAGAAGGAGTATCATTTCAGTCGTGGCAATGCTTCCGACGGCATTCAAATGAGCGTCGTAGAATTGAAAGCGCTCCCAAATTCATGTCAAACAACACTCGTGAGTTCATGGTCATCATTTATGAAAGTTCGGATGTATCCAAGGAATGTGAAGGAGCATTGATATCAACAGATGTCGTAATCACATTGGCACAGTGTGCGAGCAATTTAAT TGTACATTCTTCTAGTGTCTTGTTCTACTCAAGGAGGCGAGTTTCTATTCGAGATATCATTATACATCCTAACTACATGGAAAATTCCCTCTACAATAATATCGCCATATTAAAGCTTGAGTCCAAAGTACCGTTTGTTCATGCTCAATTGGAACCGTATTATTTCAAGGatcataaaatattaatgGACTGTTCGGAAGACAATAATTTCGGAT acaTTCGCTACTCCTCCGTTGATGATCTTTCCTTACTGTTCAGTTACGAATGTGAACCTTCTGAGGAGCAACGTTCTCGACTTTCAAAAGGGTTGCTGCTGGAACATATGTGTATACGTAAGCTAAAACCTATTGCTACGCATAACTGCGCGTCAAAGCTAGGTTCGCCTATATATTGGGTTCGAAATGATACAAATTACTTAATGGGGTTGTACATGCTTGGAGAAAACTGTGCCATTGCAGAACAAGCCGTCGTACTCTATGTGTATGCTCACATCAATTGGATCAATTCGGTTATAAATTCCACTTCCAGTGCGTCGCTTGCAGTCTTCATTCCTTCCTTGAAACTGACAGATGAATGTTCTTATCCCGATAGTACAACAGGTACTTGTGTAAGCCAAACGAGCTGCACCAGTATATACAAACGAATTGAGAGCTATTTGCCAATAATTTATTGCAACAGTAGAGCAATCGTTTGCTGCCCATTGGAGGAC gAAGACATATTATTTGCTGCTTTTCGTAATTAA
- the LOC120958935 gene encoding uncharacterized protein LOC120958935 isoform X3: MSTFILALLSALVLNSTVYCTGSSWFTNYGNEEIDGLKETMFSRYKRQAVMQNDPTKDENELLPEFPHIVSIVPEKGRMLCLGVLISESLVLAPGNCLAFNELFYVKINGKRLKISKKILHPMYSTRSTLYDIGMLKIEINDDTRSNIQPACLWEDDTLSIPNIKMAGTRASLLLNKTTSIRVLSAENCKLYYDYAFSSQGSSLVDHQMCVFYDFEEHWKWRSKIIYADVIENDFIVSFVIGIPSFFVSGDSQKFDVFIQLSKFHEWIAETMHKEGVSFQSWQCFRRHSNERRRIESAPKFMSNNTREFMVIIYESSDVSKECEGALISTDVVITLAQCASNLIVHSSSVLFYSRRRVSIRDIIIHPNYMENSLYNNIAILKLESKVPFVHAQLEPYYFKDHKILMDCSEDNNFGYIRYSSVDDLSLLFSYECEPSEEQRSRLSKGLLLEHMCILRRLQSSFLP; encoded by the exons ATGTCCACTTTCATTTTGGCACTATTAAGTGCTTTGGTTTTAAATTCAACAGTGTACT GCACCGGCAGTTCATGGTTTACAAATTATGGCAACGAAGAAATTGATG GGCTTAAAGAAACAATGTTTTCACGGTACAAAAGGCAAGCAGTAATGCAAAACGATCCAACgaaagatgaaaatgaattattgCCCGAGTTTCCGCACATTGTTTCCATTGTACCCGAAAAAGGACGAATGTTGTGTCTAGGCGTATTAATTTCAGAGAGTTTAGTACTTGCTCCTGGAAATTGTCTAGCATTCAA CGAGCTTTTTTATGTAAAGATCAATGGAAAACGATTGAAAATCTCGAAGAAAATTCTGCATCCCATGTACAGTACTCGGAGCACGTTGTATGACATTGGAATGTTAAAGATCGAAATAAATGATGA cACAAGAAGTAACATTCAACCTGCGTGTCTATGGGAGGATGATACATTAAGCATCCCAAATATAAAAATGGCTGGAACACGTG CTTCACTACTATTAAATAAGACAACAAGTATAAGAGTATTGAGTGCTGAAAACTGTAAACTATACTATGATTATGCTTTCTCCTCTCAAGGGTCCTCTCTTGTCGATCATCAGATGTGTGTCTTCTACGACTTTGAAGAACACTGG AAGTGGAGGAGTAAGATAATCTATGCAGATGTAATTGAAAATGATTTCATTGTTTCATTTGTGATTGGaattccatcgttttttgtaAGCGGTGATTCAcaaaaatttgatgtttttatcCAACTGTCTAAGTTCCATGAATGGATTGCGGAAACAATGCATAAAGAAGGAGTATCATTTCAGTCGTGGCAATGCTTCCGACGGCATTCAAATGAGCGTCGTAGAATTGAAAGCGCTCCCAAATTCATGTCAAACAACACTCGTGAGTTCATGGTCATCATTTATGAAAGTTCGGATGTATCCAAGGAATGTGAAGGAGCATTGATATCAACAGATGTCGTAATCACATTGGCACAGTGTGCGAGCAATTTAAT TGTACATTCTTCTAGTGTCTTGTTCTACTCAAGGAGGCGAGTTTCTATTCGAGATATCATTATACATCCTAACTACATGGAAAATTCCCTCTACAATAATATCGCCATATTAAAGCTTGAGTCCAAAGTACCGTTTGTTCATGCTCAATTGGAACCGTATTATTTCAAGGatcataaaatattaatgGACTGTTCGGAAGACAATAATTTCGGAT acaTTCGCTACTCCTCCGTTGATGATCTTTCCTTACTGTTCAGTTACGAATGTGAACCTTCTGAGGAGCAACGTTCTCGACTTTCAAAAGGGTTGCTGCTGGAACATATGTGTATAC TGCGTCGCTTGCAGTCTTCATTCCTTCCTTGA
- the LOC120958935 gene encoding uncharacterized protein LOC120958935 isoform X2, giving the protein MSTFILALLSALVLNSTVYCTGSSWFTNYGNEEIDGLKETMFSRYKRQAVMQNDPTKDENELLPEFPHIVSIVPEKGRMLCLGVLISESLVLAPGNCLAFNELFYVKINGKRLKISKKILHPMYSTRSTLYDIGMLKIEINDDTRSNIQPACLWEDDTLSIPNIKMAGTRGSSLVDHQMCVFYDFEEHWKWRSKIIYADVIENDFIVSFVIGIPSFFVSGDSQKFDVFIQLSKFHEWIAETMHKEGVSFQSWQCFRRHSNERRRIESAPKFMSNNTREFMVIIYESSDVSKECEGALISTDVVITLAQCASNLIVHSSSVLFYSRRRVSIRDIIIHPNYMENSLYNNIAILKLESKVPFVHAQLEPYYFKDHKILMDCSEDNNFGYIRYSSVDDLSLLFSYECEPSEEQRSRLSKGLLLEHMCIRKLKPIATHNCASKLGSPIYWVRNDTNYLMGLYMLGENCAIAEQAVVLYVYAHINWINSVINSTSSASLAVFIPSLKLTDECSYPDSTTGTCVSQTSCTSIYKRIESYLPIIYCNSRAIVCCPLEDEDILFAAFRN; this is encoded by the exons ATGTCCACTTTCATTTTGGCACTATTAAGTGCTTTGGTTTTAAATTCAACAGTGTACT GCACCGGCAGTTCATGGTTTACAAATTATGGCAACGAAGAAATTGATG GGCTTAAAGAAACAATGTTTTCACGGTACAAAAGGCAAGCAGTAATGCAAAACGATCCAACgaaagatgaaaatgaattattgCCCGAGTTTCCGCACATTGTTTCCATTGTACCCGAAAAAGGACGAATGTTGTGTCTAGGCGTATTAATTTCAGAGAGTTTAGTACTTGCTCCTGGAAATTGTCTAGCATTCAA CGAGCTTTTTTATGTAAAGATCAATGGAAAACGATTGAAAATCTCGAAGAAAATTCTGCATCCCATGTACAGTACTCGGAGCACGTTGTATGACATTGGAATGTTAAAGATCGAAATAAATGATGA cACAAGAAGTAACATTCAACCTGCGTGTCTATGGGAGGATGATACATTAAGCATCCCAAATATAAAAATGGCTGGAACACGTG GGTCCTCTCTTGTCGATCATCAGATGTGTGTCTTCTACGACTTTGAAGAACACTGG AAGTGGAGGAGTAAGATAATCTATGCAGATGTAATTGAAAATGATTTCATTGTTTCATTTGTGATTGGaattccatcgttttttgtaAGCGGTGATTCAcaaaaatttgatgtttttatcCAACTGTCTAAGTTCCATGAATGGATTGCGGAAACAATGCATAAAGAAGGAGTATCATTTCAGTCGTGGCAATGCTTCCGACGGCATTCAAATGAGCGTCGTAGAATTGAAAGCGCTCCCAAATTCATGTCAAACAACACTCGTGAGTTCATGGTCATCATTTATGAAAGTTCGGATGTATCCAAGGAATGTGAAGGAGCATTGATATCAACAGATGTCGTAATCACATTGGCACAGTGTGCGAGCAATTTAAT TGTACATTCTTCTAGTGTCTTGTTCTACTCAAGGAGGCGAGTTTCTATTCGAGATATCATTATACATCCTAACTACATGGAAAATTCCCTCTACAATAATATCGCCATATTAAAGCTTGAGTCCAAAGTACCGTTTGTTCATGCTCAATTGGAACCGTATTATTTCAAGGatcataaaatattaatgGACTGTTCGGAAGACAATAATTTCGGAT acaTTCGCTACTCCTCCGTTGATGATCTTTCCTTACTGTTCAGTTACGAATGTGAACCTTCTGAGGAGCAACGTTCTCGACTTTCAAAAGGGTTGCTGCTGGAACATATGTGTATACGTAAGCTAAAACCTATTGCTACGCATAACTGCGCGTCAAAGCTAGGTTCGCCTATATATTGGGTTCGAAATGATACAAATTACTTAATGGGGTTGTACATGCTTGGAGAAAACTGTGCCATTGCAGAACAAGCCGTCGTACTCTATGTGTATGCTCACATCAATTGGATCAATTCGGTTATAAATTCCACTTCCAGTGCGTCGCTTGCAGTCTTCATTCCTTCCTTGAAACTGACAGATGAATGTTCTTATCCCGATAGTACAACAGGTACTTGTGTAAGCCAAACGAGCTGCACCAGTATATACAAACGAATTGAGAGCTATTTGCCAATAATTTATTGCAACAGTAGAGCAATCGTTTGCTGCCCATTGGAGGAC gAAGACATATTATTTGCTGCTTTTCGTAATTAA
- the LOC125907343 gene encoding uncharacterized protein LOC125907343: MEDKFSFSKEIVTGYELRQTTPYLSKSTPATAMNISNCKPFLTNLNVSNIADHHLCIFHEPNQPWLWNGGLLHVDFIYANRFVPYIIGIDSIKVNKSHKPDVFLQISKFGDWITKTMRDEGEDISFDPLMCAKRHLQNRRQINSTELNVPNKSIRYAVSIQPSPDGHQPKKCAGILLEKDIVVTLAQCASNLM, translated from the exons ATGGAAGATAAATTTAGTTTCTCTAAGGAAATTGTGACTGGATACGAGCTTCGGCAAA CAACTCCATATTTATCAAAGAGCACCCCGGCGACAGCGATGAATATTTCAAATTGCAAACCTTTTCTAACAAACCTGAATGTATCAAACATTGCTGACCATCATTTGTGCATCTTTCACGAACCCAATCAGCCATGG TTATGGAACGGTGGACTATTGCACGTGGATTTCATATACGCTAACCGTTTTGTTCCATACATTATTGGAATTGATTCaattaaagtaaataaaagcCATAAACCTGATGTATTCTTACAAATATCTAAATTTGGTGACTGGATAACCAAAACCATGCGCGATGAAGGCGAAGACATATCGTTTGATCCATTGATGTGTGCCAAACGTCATTTACAAAATCGTCGTCAAATTAATAGCACGGAACTAAATGTGCCTAACAAATCCATTCGTTATGCAGTATCCATTCAACCCAGTCCGGATGGACATCAACCAAAGAAATGCGCTGGAATTTTGCTAGAAAAGGATATTGTGGTCACATTGGCACAATGTGCAAGCAATTTAATGTGA
- the LOC120958935 gene encoding uncharacterized protein LOC120958935 isoform X1 yields the protein MSTFILALLSALVLNSTVYCTGSSWFTNYGNEEIDGLKETMFSRYKRQAVMQNDPTKDENELLPEFPHIVSIVPEKGRMLCLGVLISESLVLAPGNCLAFNELFYVKINGKRLKISKKILHPMYSTRSTLYDIGMLKIEINDDTRSNIQPACLWEDDTLSIPNIKMAGTRASLLLNKTTSIRVLSAENCKLYYDYAFSSQGSSLVDHQMCVFYDFEEHWKWRSKIIYADVIENDFIVSFVIGIPSFFVSGDSQKFDVFIQLSKFHEWIAETMHKEGVSFQSWQCFRRHSNERRRIESAPKFMSNNTREFMVIIYESSDVSKECEGALISTDVVITLAQCASNLIVHSSSVLFYSRRRVSIRDIIIHPNYMENSLYNNIAILKLESKVPFVHAQLEPYYFKDHKILMDCSEDNNFGYIRYSSVDDLSLLFSYECEPSEEQRSRLSKGLLLEHMCIRKLKPIATHNCASKLGSPIYWVRNDTNYLMGLYMLGENCAIAEQAVVLYVYAHINWINSVINSTSSASLAVFIPSLKLTDECSYPDSTTGTCVSQTSCTSIYKRIESYLPIIYCNSRAIVCCPLEDEDILFAAFRN from the exons ATGTCCACTTTCATTTTGGCACTATTAAGTGCTTTGGTTTTAAATTCAACAGTGTACT GCACCGGCAGTTCATGGTTTACAAATTATGGCAACGAAGAAATTGATG GGCTTAAAGAAACAATGTTTTCACGGTACAAAAGGCAAGCAGTAATGCAAAACGATCCAACgaaagatgaaaatgaattattgCCCGAGTTTCCGCACATTGTTTCCATTGTACCCGAAAAAGGACGAATGTTGTGTCTAGGCGTATTAATTTCAGAGAGTTTAGTACTTGCTCCTGGAAATTGTCTAGCATTCAA CGAGCTTTTTTATGTAAAGATCAATGGAAAACGATTGAAAATCTCGAAGAAAATTCTGCATCCCATGTACAGTACTCGGAGCACGTTGTATGACATTGGAATGTTAAAGATCGAAATAAATGATGA cACAAGAAGTAACATTCAACCTGCGTGTCTATGGGAGGATGATACATTAAGCATCCCAAATATAAAAATGGCTGGAACACGTG CTTCACTACTATTAAATAAGACAACAAGTATAAGAGTATTGAGTGCTGAAAACTGTAAACTATACTATGATTATGCTTTCTCCTCTCAAGGGTCCTCTCTTGTCGATCATCAGATGTGTGTCTTCTACGACTTTGAAGAACACTGG AAGTGGAGGAGTAAGATAATCTATGCAGATGTAATTGAAAATGATTTCATTGTTTCATTTGTGATTGGaattccatcgttttttgtaAGCGGTGATTCAcaaaaatttgatgtttttatcCAACTGTCTAAGTTCCATGAATGGATTGCGGAAACAATGCATAAAGAAGGAGTATCATTTCAGTCGTGGCAATGCTTCCGACGGCATTCAAATGAGCGTCGTAGAATTGAAAGCGCTCCCAAATTCATGTCAAACAACACTCGTGAGTTCATGGTCATCATTTATGAAAGTTCGGATGTATCCAAGGAATGTGAAGGAGCATTGATATCAACAGATGTCGTAATCACATTGGCACAGTGTGCGAGCAATTTAAT TGTACATTCTTCTAGTGTCTTGTTCTACTCAAGGAGGCGAGTTTCTATTCGAGATATCATTATACATCCTAACTACATGGAAAATTCCCTCTACAATAATATCGCCATATTAAAGCTTGAGTCCAAAGTACCGTTTGTTCATGCTCAATTGGAACCGTATTATTTCAAGGatcataaaatattaatgGACTGTTCGGAAGACAATAATTTCGGAT acaTTCGCTACTCCTCCGTTGATGATCTTTCCTTACTGTTCAGTTACGAATGTGAACCTTCTGAGGAGCAACGTTCTCGACTTTCAAAAGGGTTGCTGCTGGAACATATGTGTATACGTAAGCTAAAACCTATTGCTACGCATAACTGCGCGTCAAAGCTAGGTTCGCCTATATATTGGGTTCGAAATGATACAAATTACTTAATGGGGTTGTACATGCTTGGAGAAAACTGTGCCATTGCAGAACAAGCCGTCGTACTCTATGTGTATGCTCACATCAATTGGATCAATTCGGTTATAAATTCCACTTCCAGTGCGTCGCTTGCAGTCTTCATTCCTTCCTTGAAACTGACAGATGAATGTTCTTATCCCGATAGTACAACAGGTACTTGTGTAAGCCAAACGAGCTGCACCAGTATATACAAACGAATTGAGAGCTATTTGCCAATAATTTATTGCAACAGTAGAGCAATCGTTTGCTGCCCATTGGAGGAC gAAGACATATTATTTGCTGCTTTTCGTAATTAA